DNA from Evansella sp. LMS18:
ACCTTTTGTGATGAACTGCAGGTTAATAAATCCTGTGCGGATAATCTCCCGGGCAACAGCAGAAGAAATATCAATCAGCTCTTTGTTGTAAACTACTTTGCCGTCAAGGACTATCCCGCTTGCCACACCTGATCTTTCACGGGGGACAGTTGCTATTACATCCCCCTCGTAAACATAAATATCGACACTGAATTCCTGGCCGTCCAGGTATTCCATGACCATTTCCCCGCCGGAATGCTGTAACTGGAGATAATCCTCCACTGGCACGAGGTGTTTGTTACCCTCTTCCAGGCCTTTCAGATATGTCTCTCTGTCAGTCAAAAGAGCATATCCTAGAGCGCCGTGGGCGGAAGTTTGTTTCGCTACAATGTACTTTTCATCGGTGAAATGTTCCTCGATGATTTCCTTCAGTTCTCCACTGCTCTCAAACCCGAAATATTTTGGCACATATTCCTTTAAAGATGTTTCCTCAAGAAAACGGTACGTCTCGATTTTATTGGTAAGTGCAGGTAAAATCTCGCTTTCCGGAGAAGCCACCACTGCGGAAAGTTCTTTTCGGAACTGATGGTAAATACTGATTTCCTCGTGCAATGATGGAAAAATAACATCGACATTTTCTTTTTCAACAATATCTTTAATAGCGTTTTTGTATGCGGATTCCTCATCCCTGGCACTTGGAACCTTATGGAAAGTATCACAAAGAGGGATGCCGCTGTTGATTTCCCGCCGGTCTACGCCAATGATATGTATATTTTCTTTGTCGGCTAAACCGCGCATAATCCCCTGGGCTGTAGGTCCGCCAATTCCTGTTACTAAAACATTTATCATCACGCATCTTCCTTCTTTTTTGTTGAAATCTGGCTTGTATGTATTAATAATAGTGTAAGGATAATTGAAAGTTAATTCAAAATTATTAAACACAATCAAATGAATTTAAGCATTTGGATAGTCTTATTTTTCTGTTCGTCTAGTTCTTATACCTTATAGACCACAGAGTTAAACTATTATTTTCCGTAAAAACAGTTAAAACCCAGCATAAGTTTAGTAGTTTTCTAAATAGTTTTACAATAGAATAGGAATAGAAGACATAAAAGGAGGAATTTACATTATGCGGGAAGTTGTTATTGCAAGCGCTGTCAGAACCCCGGTTGGCAGCTTTGGAGGGGCTTTAAGTTCTTTGTCGGCGGTGGAGCTTGGTACTGTGGCGGCAAAGGAGGCTATTAAACGTGCCGGGATTGAAGCAGAAACAGTCCAGGAAGTTTTAGTGGGAAATATTCTATCAGCAGGGCTTGGCCAGAACCTGGCAAGGCAGATTGCGATTCACGCTGGTATACCAAATACGACGCCATCCATGACGATCAATAAGCTGTGCGGTTCCGGGCTGAGAACTGTGAGCATGGGAGCTCAGTTTATTATGCTCGGCGATGCAGACGTTGTTTTGGCAGGGGGTTCGGAGAGTATGAGCAATGCTCCGTATGTTATGCCGAAAGCACGCTGGGGCCAGCGGATGGGCGACGGTAAAATTATTGATACGATGATTAATGATGCGCTGACCGATGCATTTGACGGTACACATATGGGGATCACAGCGGAAAATATTGCAGAACAGTGGAACCTTTCAAGGGAAGAGCAGGACGAGTTCGCCGCGAACAGCCAGCAGAAGGCGGAAAAGGCTCAGCAGGAGGGGCGTTTTGCGGATGAGATTGTTTCTGTGGAAATCCCGCAGCGAAAAGGCGATCCGGTTGTAGTTGACTCAGATGAGTATCCGAAACACGGGACAACTGCGGAGAAGCTTGGAAAACTAAGACCGGCGTTTAAGAAGGACGGTACAGTAACTGC
Protein-coding regions in this window:
- a CDS encoding ATP-grasp domain-containing protein produces the protein MINVLVTGIGGPTAQGIMRGLADKENIHIIGVDRREINSGIPLCDTFHKVPSARDEESAYKNAIKDIVEKENVDVIFPSLHEEISIYHQFRKELSAVVASPESEILPALTNKIETYRFLEETSLKEYVPKYFGFESSGELKEIIEEHFTDEKYIVAKQTSAHGALGYALLTDRETYLKGLEEGNKHLVPVEDYLQLQHSGGEMVMEYLDGQEFSVDIYVYEGDVIATVPRERSGVASGIVLDGKVVYNKELIDISSAVAREIIRTGFINLQFITKGDAYKLTDVNPRFCGSQIMSVGAGVNFPYLLIQYQLLNEYPAVEPEWGTRMIRFRDQFFIKENT
- a CDS encoding acetyl-CoA C-acetyltransferase, yielding MREVVIASAVRTPVGSFGGALSSLSAVELGTVAAKEAIKRAGIEAETVQEVLVGNILSAGLGQNLARQIAIHAGIPNTTPSMTINKLCGSGLRTVSMGAQFIMLGDADVVLAGGSESMSNAPYVMPKARWGQRMGDGKIIDTMINDALTDAFDGTHMGITAENIAEQWNLSREEQDEFAANSQQKAEKAQQEGRFADEIVSVEIPQRKGDPVVVDSDEYPKHGTTAEKLGKLRPAFKKDGTVTAGNASGINDGAAMVVLMSREKAEELGVKPLAVIKSYGSAALDPKIMGYGPVPATKKALENAGLSVEDIDLVEANEAFAAQSLAVVKDLGFDPEKVNVNGGAIALGHPVGASGTRILVTLLHEMIKREAKTGLATLCIGGGQGTSLIVERE